A single region of the Garra rufa chromosome 6, GarRuf1.0, whole genome shotgun sequence genome encodes:
- the LOC141337078 gene encoding uncharacterized protein, which translates to MQVADTLLNGMKLRIKRDLTTKGLTDLVSSVNVTYTKITENSFSLNFGFEISNVSMSERLELRDETFSVIENYTNSFVSKILNKTTPTNFNFKNITFTGYSNVIEANVEYIFTDSDIGSFGLVSTFLGTTAAPTTYYPTVLNTTISNNGTNAAWVVAIIVPVAIVIGLVPCWILLCCLLCGCCAAIRRRWHRRRSYNVQYSTRNSIF; encoded by the exons ATGCAGGTGGCTGACACTCTGTTGAATGGAATGAAACTGAGAATTAAGCGTGATCTCACAACAAAAGGTCTGACTGACCTTGTGAGCTCTGTGAATGTCACCTATACGA aaattacTGAGAACTCCTTCTCTCTGAACTTCGGATTTGAAATCAGCAATGTGTCCATGTCTGAGAGACTTGAATTAAGGGATGAGACCTTCTCAGTGATCGAGAACTATACAAATTCATTT GTGTCCAAGATCCTAAATAAAACAACACCTACTAACTTTAATTTCAAAAACATCACTTTCAC GGGTTATTCCAATGTGATTGAGGCCAACGTAGAGTATATTTTCACAGACAGTGACATTGGCAGTTTCGGCTTGGTCTCTACTTTCCTCGGTACAACAGCGGCTCCAACAACCTATTACCCTACAGTTCTGAACACTACAATTTCAAACAACGGTACAAATGCAGCATGGGTTGTGGCTATCATTGTCCCAGTTGCTATTGTCATTGGGCTTGTACCTTGCTGGATTCTTCTTTGT TgtttgctgtgtggttgctgtGCAGCAATCAGAAGACGCTGGCACAGAAGACGGTCGTACAATGTACAGTACAGCACTCGAAACAGCATCTTCTAA